The following coding sequences lie in one Heteronotia binoei isolate CCM8104 ecotype False Entrance Well chromosome 6, APGP_CSIRO_Hbin_v1, whole genome shotgun sequence genomic window:
- the CFAP410 gene encoding cilia- and flagella-associated protein 410, whose amino-acid sequence MHAMAPAPRPALGNAVETAEAALVTRSSKPDASTGTMKLTRKAVLSRAKATELGSVRKLNCWGSRLADISICHELPNVEVITFSVNNISDLEPVSQCQHLTELYLRKNRIASLAELFHLKKLPCLRILWLSENPCCGLDPHRYRMTVLRNLPSLQKLDNQLVTEEELSHALLEGEEITAPPAKLDLDNSCQNTTMDSSATDFTAESENELINFSLEETNKIRQQLGMKPVPRDKFSSFSPREVDGTRKNQNNILNAILLLLEELDSEGLEVIYQTSGNKLQALQKKELHEER is encoded by the exons ATGCATGCGATGGCGCCTGCGCCCAGGCCCGCCCTTGGAAACGCGGTGGAAACTGCTGAGGCGGCCTTGGTGACGCGTTCCAGCAAGCCTGATGCCTCTACCGGGACCATGAAATTGACCCGCAAGGCGGTGCTGTCCCGGGCGAAGGCCACCGAGCTGGGCAGCGTCCGCAAGCTGAATTGCTG gGGTAGCCGCCTAGCAGAT ATTTCAATCTGCCATGAGCTTCCCAATGTTGAAGTAATCACTTTCAG TGTGAATAACATCtctgaccttgagccagtgagCCAGTGCCAGCATTTAACTGAGCTGTATCTGAGGAAGAACCGGATTGCAAGCCTCGCTGAGCTGTTCCACTTGAAAAAACTGCCCTGCTTGAGAATCCTCTGGCTGTCTGAAAATCCCTGCTGTGGCCTGGACCCTCATCGTTATCGCATGACAGTGTTGCGTAACCTCCCCAGCCTCCAGAAACTTGACAATCAGT TGGTGACAGAGGAAGAATTGTCCCATGCACTTCTGGAAGGGGAAGAGATAACAGCACCCCCAGCCAAATTAGACCTGGATAATTCCTGCCAAAACACTACCATGGACTCCAGTGCAACAGACTTTACAGCAGAGAGTGAAAATGAACTGATAAACTTCAGTCTGGAGGAGACAAA CAAAATCCGTCAGCAGCTTGGTATGAAGCCTGTTCCAAGAGATAAGTTTTCCTCCTTCTCACCAAGGGAAGTGGATGGGACCCGAAAGAATCAG AACAACATCCTGAATGCCATCCTGCTGCTTTTGGAGGAGTTGGATTCGGAGGGGCTAGAAGTCATCTATCAGACATCTGGAAACAAACTGCAGGCCTTACAGAAGAAGGAGCTGCATGAGGAACGATAG